ctctctcacacacacactcactctctcacgcacacacacacactctctcacgcacacacacacacacacactcacactctctctcacacacacactcactctctcacgcacacacacacactctctcacgcacacacacacacacacactcacacacacatacacacacatacacacacacacacacacacacacacacacacacatacatacacacacacacacacacacacacacacactctctcacgcacacgcactctcacacacacacacacatacacacacacacacatacacacacacacacatacacacacacacacacacacacacactctctcacgcacacgcactctcacacacacacacacacatacacacacacacacacacacacacacacatacatacacacacacacacacacacacacacacacacacacactctcacacatacacacacacacactcactctctcacacacacactctctcacacacacacacacactctctcacacacacacacacacacactctctcacacacacactctctcacacacactctctctcacacacactctctctcacacacactctctctcacacacacactctctcacacactctctcacacacactctctcacacacactctctcacacacactctctcacacacactctctcacacacactctctcacacacactctctcacacacactctctcacacacactctctcacacacacacacacacacatacacacactctctcacacacatacacacactcacacactcacacactctctcacacacacacacacacacacacactctctctcacacacacacacacacacactcacactcacactcacactcacacactctcactctctcacacacacactctctctcacactcacacacacaaacacacacacacacacacacacacacacacacactaaacgccgctctctctctctctctctctctctcaggcggAGAAGAACCGCGCGGCTGCGATGGCGAATAACCTGCAGAAGGGCAGCGCGGGGCCCATGCGGCTGTACGTGGGCTCCCTGCACTTCAACATCACCGAGGACATGCTGCGCGGCATCTTCGAGCCTTTCGGCCGGGTACgttcccccctgacccccccttaTCCCTCTTAGCCCCCTTAGCCCCATTCCACAACCGCTCTGTCAGGGTACgttcccccctgaccccccccccttatccCCCCTCAGCCCCATTCCACACCCGCTCTGTCAGGGTACgttcccccctgacccccccccttaTCCCCCCTCAGCCCCATTCCACACCCGCTCTGTCAGGGTACgttcccccctgaccccccccccttatccCTCTCAGCCCCATTCCACACCCGCTCTGTCAGGGTACgttcccccctgacccccccccttaTCCCCCCTCAGCCCCATTCCACACCCGCTCTGTCAGGGTACgttcccccctgaccccccccccttatccCTCTCAGCCCCATTCCACACCCGCTCTGTCAGGGTACgttcccccctgaccccccccttATCCCCCCTCAGCCCCATTCCACACCCGCTCTGTCAGGGTACgttcccccctgacccccccttaTCCCCTGAGTAAATGCTACATTACTGTGGTAACGGCACTGACACCCGTGAATCTCATTCTTATGTGGAtgggtttatttaaaaaaaaaaaaaaaaattttgtttgttttttttatatctcaaacCTCCACTCTTCTGCCCGCAGATCGAGAGCATCCAGCTGATGATGGACAGCGAGACCAGCCGGTCCAAAGGCTACGGCTTCATCACGGTGAGGGCTCACGAGTGCCAGAGGGACTGCATTCCCTGCAGGTTCTCACGCAGACAATGGACTTGCTGTTAGGAAACCACTCTGCATACTTTGAGGAACTAGTTAAAGTAGAAACGTGTTGAGCCTGTCATATGGTAGAAGCAGCCctgtggggttaggggtgttttactgactctctctctctctctctctctctgtccctgcagtTTGCGGATGCGGAGTGCGCTAAGAAGGCGCTGGAGCAGCTGAACGGGTTTGAGCTGGCCGGCCGGCCCATGAAGGTGGGGCACGTGACGGAGCGCACCGACGCCTCCACCGCCAGCTCCTTCCTGGACAGCGACGAGCTGGAGCGCACCGGCATCGACCTGGGCACCACCGGCCGCCTGCAGCTCATGGCCCGGCTCGCCGAGGGTACGCCCGCCTTCTAGAGACCGAGACTCTCCTCTTCTAGAGACTGAGACTCCTCTTCTAGAGACTGAGACCTCTCTTCTTCTAGAGACCGAGACTCTCCTCTGCTAGAGACTGAGACTCTCCTCTGCTAGAGACTGAGACTCTCCTCTTCTAGAGACTGAGACTCTCCTCTTCTAGAGACTGAGACTCTCCTCTTCTAGAGACTGagactctcctctctctgtgactcctctctctgtgactctcctctctgtgactctcctctctctgtgactctcctctctctgtgactctcctctctctgtgactctctcctctttctgtgaCTCCTCtgattctctcctctctctgactcctctctctgactcctctctctgactctctcctctctctctgactctctcctctctctctgactctctcctctctctctctgactctctcctctctctctctgactctcctctctgactctctcctctgtgactctcctctctgattctctcctctctctctctctctgactctcctctctctgattctctcctctgattctctcctctctctgtgactctcctctctctgtgactctctcctctctctgtgactctctcctctctctctgtgactctctcctctctctgtgactctctcctctctctgtgactctctcctctctctctgtgactctctcctctctctctgtgactctctcctctctctgtggctctcctctctctctgtgactctctcctctctctctgtgactctctcctctctgactcctctctgACGCCTCTCTGACTCCTGCAGGCACAGGGCTGCAGATTCCTCCGGCGGCCCAGCAGGCCCTGCAGATGAGCGGCTCCATCCCGTTCGGCGCCATGGCGGCTGTGACAGGTGAGCCCCTCAGTGACCCCTCAGTGACCCCTCAGTGACCCCTCAGTGACCCCTCAGTGACCCCTCAGGTGTGCGGAACACCTGCCACTCCCACCGCCTTCCATCTCTACCATGTGACCTCATATCTCACGTGTGTTCTGCCACAACCCAGCCctcatcgtgtgtgtgtgtgtgtgtgtgtgtgtgtgtgtgtatgtgtgtgtgtgtgtgttaaatagGAGGGCGGAAATCGTTCAGTGTGCGTTCACTGAATAGTGCAGACGGAAGCCTAAGCGTGAGGAACAGATACACGCCTTCAAGATGGCGTATAACGCCTACATGACCCCATCTTTCACACGGTGCATCACAGCCGTCAGCACTGCGGTGGAGtcgtgtgtgtaaatgagcagGCTCCTGTTCTACTGCCCTTATTCGCACCGTTAACTTGCATTTACTGAAATGGCAGCTTTCACAAAATGGCGGTCTTTCCTTCTAGCTCTTGGGGTTGGCCTGCGTGTGGCTGTAGGTttagggtctgtgtgtgtgcctgtaggtTTAGTGTCCGTGCGTGAGGCTGTGTGTTTAGGGTCCTTGCGTGTGCCTGTCTGTTTAGGGTCCGTGTGTGAGGCTGTAGGTTTAGGGtccgtgcgtgtgcctgtgtgtttagggtccttgcgtgtgcctgtgtgtttaggGTCCGTGCGTGTGCCTGTAGGTTTAGGGTCTGTGCGTGAGGCTGTAGGTTGTAGGTTTAGGGTCCCTGTGTGCTGTGGGCCCAGGAGGCCAGGGGGTGGggataaatgcaaggaattattataCATGTCCGCACTGGTAGGTACTATAGATCACTTCCAGGTCtagagaaccccccccccccccttcccaaaaaAGGGTATTTATTGATCACATGTTCGCAGTTGAATCAGTAAATTGTAGATGGCGGTTATAAAGGTATGGGTATTGATTGCGCTTTTGGTGAAGACTTCACGAAGGAGTCCCCATTGCTGCGGGCTCTGAAACCCAACCCCCAACTGGACCCTAtagtagagagagacagggagagagacggggagagagaccgagagacatGTAAAATGAGAGCAAAGGAGAGTGACCCGGTGCggtgggcgggggggtgagggggggtgtgttTGAGGCCTTGTCCGGCTCCTCCTCACTCATCGCCACTCCAGTCAGACGTCCATCCCGCTCTCCCCATGCCCATCTTCACAAAGTCCATCGCTCGAGTCTtaacttaaaaagaaaaaaaagaaaactctgTTTCCATGGAAGTGCACCTGGTGATTGTGTTTCTTCTGATCTTGTAGATTTACAAGCAAGGCTGACCCAACCCCCAGAAGGTGACTGATTCCCATATTTAACGCATGATCCCCCTCTCCAGCGTACgcgtccccccccctcccctgagaACCGGGATATAGACAGAGTGTGCGTGTTCTTAACCAACAGAATGATTATCATCTCTGGCGCGCACTGAAAatctgcccccttgtggccacAGAGGCCAGTGCGCCTTTTGTGCTGATGTGGAATACTGTCTGCCTGTATTGCATGGGCAGATTAACACCTGCATGGAGACCCTAAGCAGTCCTGCTGTGTTTTAGGTTAAGGGGGTGTATTGCATGGGCAGGTTAATGCCTGTATTTCGACCCTAAGCAGTCGTGCTGTGTTTTGGGCTGCAGCAGTGGACGTGCGATGGTGTGGTTTCTCGGCTGGAATGTGCCTGTGCCTCGTGTGGCGTTTGCATAGCGTGGAGCGCCCTTTCGACCTGTTGGCGGTTACGCAGGGCCGTAGGCGGGATGCAGTCGCTGCGTACCGCTGAGTCACTCGAGGGAGAATGCGCGGATGGAGCTTATGCAATGATACTGCTCCCTAAACCGTCAGACACGGCCCGTGGATGAGGAGTGGGGGGTGGTGATGGAGTGGCGTGTGACCGAACTCATAGCCCGCCGTCTTGTCCCTCCCCTATGGCGGTTatttgcacttgtgtgtgtagtCATGTTTACAGGggcgccctgtagcgtagtggttaaggtgcatgactgggacccgcgaggtcggtggttcggtcCCCGTGTGTAGCCACAGTACGATCTGCacggccgttgagcaaggcccttaaccctgcagtgctccaggggtaggattgtacgtcgctctggataagagcgtctgccaaatgccattaatgtaatgtaacgtcttCATTCTGTTTTGTTCTGTAGCTGCAGCCATGAGCCCGGCGCTGAACATGAGCATGAGCATGAACGTGAATACGCCCCTGAATCTGCCCACACAGCCCCTGGCCACCCACTGCTTCCAGCTGGCCAACATGTTCAACCCTCAGGCGTAAGTACCGCCCGTAACCGGGCCCTGCCCGCGTTCAGCGCTGCTCTGTGGGAGGTTGTTGGGTCTGTTGTACATGACTTGACGGGGcctgtgtttcagcatgtgatgggggcggcctgtgacgtagtggttaaggtaaatgactgggatgcgcaaggtcgctggttcggtccccggtgtagccacaataagatccgcacagccgttgggcccttgagcagggcccttaaccctgcattgctcctggggaggatcgtctcctgcttagtctaatcaactgtacgtcgctctgggtaagagcgtctgccaaatggcaataatgtaatgtaatgattggaAAATGCACCAGAGGCTATCTGGCTAGGGAAAGGTCCTCAGCATCTCAAAGTGGTTTATATACCAGGAACAAAGTTGAGCTGAAGGTGTTGTGCTGACTTTCGGAGAAAAACATTGAGCTATACTGCAAGGTGAATCTGTGATTAAAGTGATTTGAGGGGCTTGACTcccaggaagtgacatcatttcCCGTTTCCTGGTTTCTCAGGGAGGACGGGCCGGGCTGGGATGTGGAGATTCAGGACGACGTCATCGAAGAATGCAACAAACATGGCGGCGTGGTGCACATATACGTGGATAAGAACTCGCCGCAGGTAAGAGCCGCTCCTTTACATACCCGAACCCCCGAACACAGCTGCTCTGTTAATACCACACAGGAGGGTTATTTATTGACGTGGCCTGATCAGTTTAACTCGCTCATAAACGGGCTCCATGTCTGGCTATTATCGAAACCTGTTTGAACAAATTCTTGTTGAGTACTGCAGGAAAGATATAGGGGCTCTGGAAAGGCACAAAGAAGGGCAACTAAATTGGTTCCTGAAATGAATGATAGGAGTTATGaggaattaattaaaatacttaaTCTCTTCAAGCTGTGGTATAGGAGGCTTGGATGGGCTGGGCAATTTGATGGAGGCTTTTACATTCATAAAAGGGATCAACAAGGAGAATTGCGGGAGATTCTTTCGGTtcagtttggttagcagaacgagggggtgtaaatggaaattggcacagggtaaattctgcacagacgttaggaagtattttttcacgcTGTTGAGTAGCTTGTCAGGACTTGtgaaggcagaaacactgggggtccCATCGGGCCCGATACGGTGCTTATACAATCTAATTCTTAGGTAAACAGTGAGCACTAGGTATTATGTGATGTTGAAGTATTTGTCAATTTCTGAAAGCTAGAGGCTTTTTTTGTGAAGAAAGTCAGTGAGGGGTGTTGAAGATCATGCTGTAATCATGTTGGAGACGTGCTGTGTACCCatggccctctgtgtgtgtttcaggggaaCGTGTACGTGAAATGCCCCACCATCCCGGCTGCGATGGCCGCAGTGAACGCGCTGCACGGCCGCTGGTTTGCAGGTGGGTCCCCCGCCCCGGAGCTCTGACCCCCGTGTGCCTGGCTCCTTATCCGATGCTCACGTCCGCGTTTAGGCCCAAGCCACACCCCGTTGCAGTCTGCACAGATTAGTTACATTTCCaagtaaaatgcaaaaaaaaaaaaacgtcttcTTTTATTGCACTATGAATTTAGATTTTTGCAACGATTTTGTCTGTCTTTATAGAGTGCATATACCACTTCTGTGTTCAACTATTGAGGATCGAAATTCCTGAAAATCTTTTCCTACAAATCCAAATGACACCTGCACAGCTCATGGGCCTGTAGTTTGTGTTTTACGTGCACCTGGGTTGTGtcttgtatttattcatttgtgcaCTTTAatgctttaaccctttcagaccCAAGACTGCCATATTCCACTCAAACATAATTACTGTAAAATCATGGCATCTCGACTGTATTCTTTTTCCACCAATCAAATGGCTGCTATGCTGTCTCTCAGGCCAGGCCCAGACCCCCTGTCGTATTGGGCTTGGGGGCAGAACGGGCTGAGTGAGGTTAACTGAGTGTGGTTTTGTCGTATTGGGCTTGGGGCAGAACAGGCTGAGTGAGGTTAACTTGGTGTGGTTTTGTCGTATTGGGCTTGGGGGCAGAACAGGCTGAGTGAGGTTAACTGAGTGTGGTTTTGTCGTATTGGGCTTGGGGCAGAAAGGGCTGAGTGAGGTTAACTGAGTGTGGTTTTGTCGTATTGGGCTTGGGGCAGAACAGGCTGAGTGAGGTTAACTTGGTGTGGTTTTGTCGTATTGGGCTTGGGGGCAGAACGGGCTGAGTGAGGTTAACTGAGTGTGGTTTTGTCGTATTGGGCTTGGGGCAGAAAGGGCTGAGTGAGGTTAACTGAGTGTGGTTTTGTCGTATTGGGCTTGGGGGCAGAACAGGCTGAGTGAGGTTAACTGAGTGTGGTTTTGTCGTATTGGGCTTGGGGCAGAACGGGCTGAGTGAGGTTAACTGAGTGTGGTTTTGTCGTATTGGGCTTGGGGCAGAACGGGCTGAGTGAGGTTAACTGAGTGTGGTTTTGTCGTATTGGGCTTGGGGGCAGAACGGGCTGAGTGAGGTTAACTGAGTGTGGttttgttccccccccccccccccccctccaggtaAAATGATCACGGCTGCGTACGTCCCCCTCCCGACCTATCACAACCTGTTCCCCGACTCCGTCACGGCCACCCAGCTGCTGATGCCCGCTCGGCGATGATCGGGGCCCCGCCCGTGGAGAGGCTGTgtggggccccggggcccgtggagtggctgtgtggggccccggggcccggggcccggcgTGTGCTGTCCCGGGCTGGTGagcccagccccccccctcccccccccccctccccccctgtaCATACGGCCTGACGCTGGACCTCCCCAGCACAACCCcaagaccccccacccccccgaagTGAGACGCTCTCCGGGCGTTTCGTTTTGTGAAGTTTTTAATTTATAATGTTATTTGCatcgaataaaaaaaaaaaaaatacatgaaaaaaacgaaaaagacaaataactttaaaaaaaggagaagGCGTTAAGGCTTATTTGCGTATTCCCCCGCCCGGGCGCTGAGTCGGCATGGTGGTGAAGTTTCAGTCTCGACGCAGGACTGAGGACCCGGCTCTCCTGCCCCTCTGCTGCCCCTCTGCTCGTCATTTGTACACCGTTAAACCTGCAGTTTTGTGCTTTAGAggcgttttatttttcctgcttTACTGGAAGTGTATAATAAAAATGGTATGATACCTTCAGACACCAAAAAAACCCTTTAGAGGAGAGGAGGTTTGGGCTTTCTGTTTTAAGCTCTGTGAGCTCTGGTGTCTGTTAGACCTCTGCTTTCTGTTTCTCCTCagaccctccctctctttctaacTTTTTTGTAATGGAGATTTGATTTTGTAAAGAGTTCTTGATTaaatttctttcaaatgaagcTGCCCGTGGTTTGTTTTCTTCCCCCGttgctgagtggagttcagaCTGTAATGTGCTCACTGTGGCACCTGATCGACCTTCTTTATCCAGAGAACACCGGGTTTCTGCCTCTgatctgtagcgtagtggttaaggtacacaactgggacccgcagggtcggtggttctaatcccggtgtagccacaataagatccgcatagccgttgggcccttgagcaaggcccttaaccctgcactgctccaggggaggattgtctcctgcttagtgtaatcaactgtacgttgttctggataagagcgtctgacaaataatgtaatgtaacacagctGTATTTTCACGGAGGGTTTAGAAGCTCAGGCTTCTACTGAGCAATGCGGTGCAGATAATGCTGCCAGGTCTGGCGTTGTGCCGACTGTAGGCTTGGCTGTAATTTGCATTGTATTAGttacacatcacaacacaacggtgagaacaggccattcagtccagtGTTAGttacacatcacaacacaaacaggccattcagtccagcaatgctcaccttttccgaCCActagtgtacctactgcttagttgcCTAAAAGCTAAGTTATATCTGGCACTTTATGCagtctggtcttgaaaacccccagcgtTTCTGCCtcccactacatgtcctggcaagctattccgcAGTGACCACTCtggggaaaaaatacttcctagtATCTGAgtggaatttctcctttgccttGTATGCTGCCTCACTCCGGAAGCTGGACTCACCCTGAAGAACCGCCTGCAGGTGTCTCAGGCTTTTGcgttcattaaagggattaacaatcaGATCACCCcatgtgtggctgtgctgtggctATGTGATGAAGCCAAAGTATCGTTTTCATGTCCTGAATCAGCTCAACTCTCAGAACATGCtgttatttgtaatattagTAATAATGTGGAGCGACTTATTTTTCTGCAATTGTCTCCATATTGCCCTACAAAGTCCTCTACCGTTTTGGGTAAAGTAGGTCAGAAGAGATGATCCTTATGT
Above is a genomic segment from Conger conger chromosome 10, fConCon1.1, whole genome shotgun sequence containing:
- the LOC133138301 gene encoding RNA-binding protein 39-like isoform X2 produces the protein MADDFDIEAMLEAPYRKDETKSSSTNGTEERSKKKKRSRSGSRSRSREQKRRSRSREGKKSRGGRRERSKERRRSRSRSRERSGRYRARRSPFSGPKFNGGARGKIGPPLAIKISRRRSRSRSPFKKDKSPVREPIDNLTPEERDARTVFCMQLAARIRPRDLEEFFSAVGKVRDVRMISDRNSRRSKGIAYIEFVEVNSVPLAIGLTGQRLLGVPIIVQASQAEKNRAAAMANNLQKGSAGPMRLYVGSLHFNITEDMLRGIFEPFGRIESIQLMMDSETSRSKGYGFITFADAECAKKALEQLNGFELAGRPMKVGHVTERTDASTASSFLDSDELERTGIDLGTTGRLQLMARLAEGTGLQIPPAAQQALQMSGSIPFGAMAAVTDLQARLTQPPEAAAMSPALNMSMSMNVNTPLNLPTQPLATHCFQLANMFNPQAEDGPGWDVEIQDDVIEECNKHGGVVHIYVDKNSPQGNVYVKCPTIPAAMAAVNALHGRWFAGKMITAAYVPLPTYHNLFPDSVTATQLLMPARR
- the LOC133138301 gene encoding RNA-binding protein 39-like isoform X1, which encodes MADDFDIEAMLEAPYRKDETKSSSTNGTEERSKKKKRSRSGSRSRSREQKRRSRSREGKKSRGGRRERSKERRRSRSRSRERSGRYRARRSPFSGPKFNGGARGKIGPPLAIKISRRRSRSRSPFKKDKSPVSFSREPIDNLTPEERDARTVFCMQLAARIRPRDLEEFFSAVGKVRDVRMISDRNSRRSKGIAYIEFVEVNSVPLAIGLTGQRLLGVPIIVQASQAEKNRAAAMANNLQKGSAGPMRLYVGSLHFNITEDMLRGIFEPFGRIESIQLMMDSETSRSKGYGFITFADAECAKKALEQLNGFELAGRPMKVGHVTERTDASTASSFLDSDELERTGIDLGTTGRLQLMARLAEGTGLQIPPAAQQALQMSGSIPFGAMAAVTDLQARLTQPPEAAAMSPALNMSMSMNVNTPLNLPTQPLATHCFQLANMFNPQAEDGPGWDVEIQDDVIEECNKHGGVVHIYVDKNSPQGNVYVKCPTIPAAMAAVNALHGRWFAGKMITAAYVPLPTYHNLFPDSVTATQLLMPARR
- the LOC133138301 gene encoding RNA-binding protein 39-like isoform X4; the encoded protein is MADDFDIEAMLEAPYRKDETKSSSTNGTEERSKKKKRSRSGSRSRSREQKRRSRSREGKKSRGGRRERSKERRRSRSRSRERSGRYRARRSPFSGPKFNGGARGKIGPPLAIKISRRRSRSRSPFKKDKSPVREPIDNLTPEERDARTVFCMQLAARIRPRDLEEFFSAVGKVRDVRMISDRNSRRSKGIAYIEFVEVNSVPLAIGLTGQRLLGVPIIVQASQAEKNRAAAMANNLQKGSAGPMRLYVGSLHFNITEDMLRGIFEPFGRIESIQLMMDSETSRSKGYGFITFADAECAKKALEQLNGFELAGRPMKVGHVTERTDASTASSFLDSDELERTGIDLGTTGRLQLMARLAEGTGLQIPPAAQQALQMSGSIPFGAMAAVTAAAMSPALNMSMSMNVNTPLNLPTQPLATHCFQLANMFNPQAEDGPGWDVEIQDDVIEECNKHGGVVHIYVDKNSPQGNVYVKCPTIPAAMAAVNALHGRWFAGKMITAAYVPLPTYHNLFPDSVTATQLLMPARR
- the LOC133138301 gene encoding RNA-binding protein 39-like isoform X3, whose product is MADDFDIEAMLEAPYRKDETKSSSTNGTEERSKKKKRSRSGSRSRSREQKRRSRSREGKKSRGGRRERSKERRRSRSRSRERSGRYRARRSPFSGPKFNGGARGKIGPPLAIKISRRRSRSRSPFKKDKSPVSFSREPIDNLTPEERDARTVFCMQLAARIRPRDLEEFFSAVGKVRDVRMISDRNSRRSKGIAYIEFVEVNSVPLAIGLTGQRLLGVPIIVQASQAEKNRAAAMANNLQKGSAGPMRLYVGSLHFNITEDMLRGIFEPFGRIESIQLMMDSETSRSKGYGFITFADAECAKKALEQLNGFELAGRPMKVGHVTERTDASTASSFLDSDELERTGIDLGTTGRLQLMARLAEGTGLQIPPAAQQALQMSGSIPFGAMAAVTAAAMSPALNMSMSMNVNTPLNLPTQPLATHCFQLANMFNPQAEDGPGWDVEIQDDVIEECNKHGGVVHIYVDKNSPQGNVYVKCPTIPAAMAAVNALHGRWFAGKMITAAYVPLPTYHNLFPDSVTATQLLMPARR